The sequence CTTGCCACTTCTCCTATGTATAGGGCATAACTTGGCGTGCAGACAAGCACCGTGGCCTCAAAATCCTTCATTATCATTACCTGGCGCTTTGTGTTTCCACTTGATGCAGGTATAACCGCAGCACCCACTTTTTCAAGACCGTAATGGAGTCCAAATCCACCAGTGAAAAGCCCATATCCAAAGGCTATCTGAACCACATCCTCATCATTTACACCCGCCGCAGCTGCTATTCTTGCAACCAGATTACTCCATGTTTCAATATCCTTTCTTGTATATGCCACAACGGTTGGTTTTCCTGTTGTGCCGCTTGATGAGTGGATCCTTACGATTTCTTTCATAGGTTTTGTCAATAGTCCAAAGGGATAGTTGTCTCTAAAGTCTGTTTTTGTTGTAAATGGCAGTTTTTGAATGTCGTCTATGGTTTGTATCGTTTCTTTTGTTATACCACACTCATCAAATTTTCTTCTATAAAACGGTGAATTTTTATATGCATAATCTATCTTCTCCCTTAATAGTTCCACCTGTAACTGGTTTAGGCTTTTTCTGTCTAATGTTTCTCTGTCTTTTTCCCAGAACATTACTCCCCCTAAATCTCCTTAAAGAATTGCTCTGTTAAGAGTTCAACGCCCTCTTTGTGCAGGCTTTCTATCGCTTTGTCTATATCCTCAAATCTAAACAGCATTACAGCTTTATTCTCCATCGCATTTACAAATGTATACATATACTCAACATTCAAATCCAGATCGCTGATAGTTTTTAATAGTTCGCTCAATCCACCGCATTCATCCTTTATTGCTATAGCCATAACGTCGTTTTTCTTTACTATAAAGTTTGCATCAACCAGGGCATCGTATGCTTCCTTGGGTTTATCGACGACAAACCTCAGAATGCCAAAGTCCATCGTATCAGCCAGACTCATTGCCCTTATGTTTACACCTGCTTCTTTTAAAACCCTTGTTACGCTATAAAACCTGCCCTTTTTGTTTTCTATAAATACGCTTATCTGAGGAATCTTAAATTTAGCCCTATCCATGACATCCCCCTCATAGTTAACTTCGATTAAGTATAACCATTAACCTTTATCTGTTCAATAAAAAAGCTTGTATAAAATATATTTTTTGGTATTCTTCGTGCTGTGAGTAGCGCTTTTGAGAGTTTTGATGATTACAAAAGCTAATTCTTATCCCTCGTAGAGAAGGAAAGAAAAGCCGAAAAGGAATTTCACTTAAACGAGATAAGATATTTAACAGGCAAACAGAGGCAATCAAGGGGAAGAGCTCTGCTTAATTGCAAGGGTAAACTTTTGGGCAGGTTCTTGGACTTTCTGGTGTATAGGTTTTCCTTTGCTGAACCGAAAGACCATCAAATAAAGGTTGGCGATATAGTTTTGATCTCAAAGGGTGAGCCTTTAAAGGCTGCAGCTGAAGCCACGGTTAGTGCTGTGGGTAAGCGCTATGTTGAGGTTATGACCAAAGAGAGGCTGTTTAAATCCAAGCTTTACAGGGTTGATCTGTTTGTTAGTGATATAACCTTCAAGCGTATGAGAAAGGCTATAGAGAATATAGAGAATTCTGAGTTTGACCCTGAGATTATACTGGGTAAAAGAGAACCTGAGGTTGTCCAATGCGATACTAAATCTGATAAGCTCAACGAAAGCCAGAACGAAGCCTTAAGGCTTGCCCTAAACTCTGAGCTTTTTCTTATTCATGGACCACCTGGCACAGGAAAAACAACCACACTTGCCGAGGTGGTAAGAAAAAACATAGGCAAGGGCAGGATTCTTGTTAGTGCAGATAGCAATGTTGCCATAGACAATATGCTTGAAAAACTTAAGGATAGGAAAGTTGTAAGGATCGGTCATCCCGCAAAGATAAACGATGAATTGATGGGATTTTCCATTGATGCATTGATCCGTGAAGACCCGCGCTATTTAGAGGTTCAGAGAATGATAGACGGGATAGATGAGTTTAAAAGGGTCAGGGATAAGAACTATCAGAAACCTACACCATCACAACGAAGGGGTCTTACCAACGATGAGATATTGACACTTGCAGCCCAAGATAAAGGCAAAAGGGGGCTTAGAAGCTCAAAGATTAAGAAAATGGCGGGCTGGATTGAGTTAAACAATAAAATAGCCATTCTTCATGAGCAGAAGGAGGCTATATTAAACAAGATAATCCAGGAGAAACTCAGGGATGCTGAGGTTATATTTACGACAAACTCCGGGGCGGGCAGCGAGTTTTTAGAGGATTTTAAGTTTGACATGCTGTTTTTGGATGAGGCAGCCCAGTGTGTTGAGCCTTCAGCCTTGATCCCTATAATTAGATCAAAACGGGTGATTATGGCAGGGGATCACAAACAACTTCCACCGACAATCCTATCCGATGCCAAGAGACTTTCCTATACGCTTTTTGAAAGGTTTGAAAATCTGTTCAATGCAAGCTATATCCTGCGCATCCAGTATCGCATGAACGATAAGATCTGCAAGTTTTCAAGCTGTGAGTTCTATGATTGCCTTGTTGAATCCAGCAAGAGCGTGAAGGACATAAAATTATCAGACATAGCCGATACAAATGAATTTGTGGGCTATGATGAGCCAATGGTTTTCTTTGATACAGAGGGCAGGTTTTTGGAGGCTAGCAAGAAAGGAAGCTATTCTAAATATAATCCTCTTGAAGCTGAGTTTGTTAAAAGGTTGGTTGATGAGTTGCTATCTTTGGGTGTGAAGCCTTGTGATATTGGTGTGATTACGCCGTATAAAGACCATGAGGAATACATGAGAAGGATGATAGATTCTGTGGAGATTAAATCGATCGATGGATTTCAGGGCAGAGAGAAAGAGGTTATTATTTTGAGTTTGGTTAGGGCAAACGACAATGAGGAGATAGGCTTTTTAAGGGATAAAAGAAGGCTCAATGTAGCCATAACCAGGGCAAAAAGAAAGCTCATGATAGTGGGCGATGCAAAAACGCTTGCATCCCATCGTATCTATGCCAGATTGATCGACTATATTCTAAAACAAGGCTTGTTTAAACCAGCCCTGCTGGACTACGATGTTTTTTAATTTAGACTGCTGCACCTTTAAAAAGAAGCCAGAAGCGTTGTTAGTGGCTCAAAGAAGGCTATAGCAAATAGGTTGGCTATCATCACCAACAGAAACGGAAAAACCGCCTTGGATACGCTGAGTATTTTGCTTTTGGATATGGATGATGAGACGATCAGGCAGATACCCAGTGGTGGTGTGAGCATGCCTATGGCTAAGTTTGTAACCACCATGACACCTGCTGTTGTGGGGTTTAGACCTGCGCTGTTTAATATCGGTGCTACAACAGGCACAAACAGTATTAAAGATGCCGTTGTTTCAACGAATGTTCCCATAATGAGCAAGAATAGATTGACAAGTAGTATTAGGATTACTCTGTTTTGAGAAAAAGAAGCTAAAAATTCTTTTAACACCTCCTGCACATTGTTCATAGAAAGATACCATGAAAACACGCTTGCAACGGCGATGATAAACAGGATTATAGAACTTGTGATAACGCTGTTTAGGGCTGCTTTGTATAGCCCTTTTAGGTTTATCTCTCTGTAAATGAAAACCCCTACAATTAGTGAATAGATAACAGCACAAGCCGCTGACTCTGTGGCTGTGAATATGCCTCCCAAGATACCGCCTATTACTATTACAGGTGTGCCCAAAGCCCATATTGAATCCTTCAAAGCCTCGACAAACTCCTTTTTGTCAAAGTTCTGTCTTGTTTTGTAGCTATCCTTTGAAAATATATATGCCACAAAAGAGAGTGATAGCCCAATCAAGATGCCTGGCAGAATACCTGCAACAAAGAGCTTTCCTATGGAGACACTCGTTATAAATCCATATATGATCATTGGTATTGATGGGGGTATGATAACACCGATAGACCCGCCACTTGCCACAATACTTGCTGCAAAATCCTTATCGTAACCCTGTTTTTTCATAGAGGGGATTAAAATGGAACCTATGGCTGCCGTATCGGCTGCAGCTGATCCGCTAACACCAGCAAACAGCATGCTGGATAGTATTGCCGAGATGGCTAAGCCTCCCCTTAGGTGTCCAACCATCGATTCTGCAAGCCTTACTATCCTTTTGGATAATCCACCTCTGTCCATAAGCGAACCTGCAAACATAAAAAGAGGTACGGCAATAAGCATGTATGAGTTTACGCCAGAGAACATCCTTTGAGCTATCATATAAAGCGGCAGGTGGGATTTAACAAAGGCTATAACAGTTGATAAACCAATAGCCAATGATATAGGAAAGGAAAGGGCTATTAAAATAAAGAGTATTAATATCAACCAGACCATTGTGATATTATTTCCACTAACCGATTTATGATGTGGATACTGAATATAGCGCTGCTTACAGGCACAATTAGGAATATGTATGCATAGGGCAACTGCAGAGTGGCCGTTCTTTGAAGCCACATCATGGGTAGAAATTTAAGGCTCACGACAAACAAAAGAACCATAAACGATAAGAACGACAACTCTATCAGAAGTTCGATAAACCTTTTGCCTTTCAGCGGCAGGTATTCTACAAAAACATCCACGCCTATGTGTGCTTTGTGCTTGTAAGCAACAGTTGATCCAAGAAATGTGATATAAACAAGCAAGAATCTGCAAAGCTCAGAGGAGTAATAGATCGAATTGTTCAATATATACCTGTAAAACACAGAAAGCACCATAAAAAAGGATAGAATAAGGGCAAGCAACACCACCAGAACCTCGATCAGTTTATTGATGGTGTTGCTTAAAAGATTGCTAATTTTGACTATTCTTTTCATAGGTTAGAATTTCATCTAAATACTTTCTTGCTACACCATGGAATTGGTTTTTTAGCGGCTCGACCCTCTTTTTGAACGACTCTATGTCTGGATGCTCATCGACTATCATTCCATGTTTTTTTAGCTCATCCAAAAAGAAGGCTGCTTTTTCCCTGTTTAGGTTTCTCTCATATATCGAGGCCTCTTTTGTTGCCTCAAACATAAGCTTTTTGTATTTGTCTGGAAGGCTATTATAGAAACTCTTGCTTCCCACAAACACCAAAGCA comes from Hippea maritima DSM 10411 and encodes:
- a CDS encoding TRAP transporter small permease, coding for MKRIVKISNLLSNTINKLIEVLVVLLALILSFFMVLSVFYRYILNNSIYYSSELCRFLLVYITFLGSTVAYKHKAHIGVDVFVEYLPLKGKRFIELLIELSFLSFMVLLFVVSLKFLPMMWLQRTATLQLPYAYIFLIVPVSSAIFSIHIINRLVEIISQWSG
- a CDS encoding TRAP transporter large permease, with amino-acid sequence MVWLILILFILIALSFPISLAIGLSTVIAFVKSHLPLYMIAQRMFSGVNSYMLIAVPLFMFAGSLMDRGGLSKRIVRLAESMVGHLRGGLAISAILSSMLFAGVSGSAAADTAAIGSILIPSMKKQGYDKDFAASIVASGGSIGVIIPPSIPMIIYGFITSVSIGKLFVAGILPGILIGLSLSFVAYIFSKDSYKTRQNFDKKEFVEALKDSIWALGTPVIVIGGILGGIFTATESAACAVIYSLIVGVFIYREINLKGLYKAALNSVITSSIILFIIAVASVFSWYLSMNNVQEVLKEFLASFSQNRVILILLVNLFLLIMGTFVETTASLILFVPVVAPILNSAGLNPTTAGVMVVTNLAIGMLTPPLGICLIVSSSISKSKILSVSKAVFPFLLVMIANLFAIAFFEPLTTLLASF
- a CDS encoding amino acid-binding protein, with the translated sequence MDRAKFKIPQISVFIENKKGRFYSVTRVLKEAGVNIRAMSLADTMDFGILRFVVDKPKEAYDALVDANFIVKKNDVMAIAIKDECGGLSELLKTISDLDLNVEYMYTFVNAMENKAVMLFRFEDIDKAIESLHKEGVELLTEQFFKEI